A window of the Roseburia sp. 831b genome harbors these coding sequences:
- a CDS encoding carbamoyl phosphate synthase small subunit: MKAFLILEDGNVFAGTSIGSTKEVISEIVFNTSMTGYLEVLTDPSYAGQAVVMTYPLIGNYGITPDMESGKPWPDGYIVRELSRMPSNFRCEGTIQDFLTKHDIPGIAGIDTRALTKILREKGTMNGMITTNENYNIEEIIPKLKAYTTGNVVDKVTCDKPRVLKGTGKKVALLDFGAKNNIAQSLNKRGCEVTIYPAHTKAEEILASNPDGIMLSNGPGDPKECQDIIQEIKKLYDSNTPIFAICLGHQLMALATGADTHKMKYGHRGGNHPVKDLATNRVYISSQNHGYVVDTDTLDPKIAKPAFVNVNDGTNEGLEYVGKNIFTVQFHPEACPGPQDSSYLFDRFIDMMS; encoded by the coding sequence ATGAAAGCATTTTTAATACTCGAAGACGGGAATGTTTTTGCCGGAACCAGCATTGGTTCCACAAAAGAAGTGATTAGCGAAATCGTATTCAACACTTCAATGACCGGTTATTTGGAGGTGTTAACAGATCCTTCTTATGCGGGACAGGCAGTTGTTATGACTTATCCATTGATTGGTAACTATGGAATTACACCAGATATGGAATCTGGTAAACCTTGGCCGGATGGTTATATTGTAAGAGAATTATCCAGAATGCCAAGCAATTTCCGGTGTGAAGGAACGATTCAGGACTTTTTAACAAAGCATGATATTCCTGGTATTGCCGGAATTGACACTCGTGCTTTGACGAAGATTCTTCGTGAGAAGGGTACCATGAACGGTATGATTACCACAAACGAGAACTATAATATAGAAGAAATTATTCCCAAATTAAAAGCATACACAACAGGAAACGTGGTAGACAAAGTTACCTGTGACAAACCACGAGTATTGAAAGGTACCGGAAAGAAAGTTGCACTTCTTGACTTCGGTGCAAAAAATAATATCGCCCAGTCTTTAAATAAGCGCGGATGTGAAGTTACCATTTATCCGGCGCATACAAAAGCAGAAGAAATTCTTGCGTCAAATCCTGACGGAATCATGCTCAGTAATGGACCTGGAGATCCAAAGGAATGTCAGGATATCATTCAGGAAATCAAGAAATTATATGATTCCAATACCCCTATTTTTGCAATTTGTTTAGGACACCAGTTGATGGCTCTTGCAACCGGTGCTGATACCCATAAAATGAAATACGGACACCGCGGAGGAAATCATCCGGTAAAAGATCTTGCAACAAACCGTGTCTACATCTCATCCCAGAACCACGGATATGTTGTGGATACCGATACCTTAGATCCAAAGATTGCAAAACCGGCATTTGTCAATGTAAACGACGGAACAAATGAAGGTTTGGAATATGTAGGAAAAAATATTTTCACCGTACAGTTCCATCCGGAAGCTTGCCCGGGACCACAGGATTCTTCTTATCTGTTTGATAGATTTATTGATATGATGTCATAA
- a CDS encoding GNAT family N-acetyltransferase has protein sequence MNIRLLEEHEIQRAINVAHETYRVCLLPLVHSEEEVALYNDYVNLETIWRQVHEGNLFLWGLFEQGELCAVSAMQKNGHITMLYVRPVYQRRGYGKALVLYMRGYAKECLGLEQVTVNVIPIAAAPFFYRQKFQPVLSGNPQKNYLPMTVKSLEDFSLQPKGNVSTGAIVAVISIFLTIIVVIAVTFSVYHVVAEGIEPSLPEPRTQVTPSEGTDSTEETENETESSAGDALEKVECSDGRGETILVKESDMYMSEDCGYTLDPQNFSFNEDKQAGVKKINVNYPQLVFADGRDASVINQKIRDTACYYMDMIYPTIDEAYQMDESLGKYNYMTEVNYQVTYMDNHLLSVTFTDHYWMGDTILEKCDIYALNFNVQTGELYYIEDVLSHDEEFEQSYYNALCDQEPSLKEAEGITPELLARTMSGEVVDNRFYSNYSVCKDKIRINFTYHYASTHLYLAGSNSVAYWKDDLAPYQTTSDFWQYYEAQ, from the coding sequence ATGAACATCAGATTATTAGAAGAACATGAAATCCAGCGTGCGATAAATGTTGCGCATGAAACATACCGGGTATGCCTGCTTCCTCTGGTTCATTCCGAGGAAGAGGTTGCCCTATACAATGATTATGTAAACCTTGAGACAATCTGGAGACAGGTACACGAAGGAAACTTGTTTTTGTGGGGCTTATTTGAACAGGGAGAGCTTTGCGCAGTCTCTGCGATGCAGAAAAACGGGCATATTACCATGCTTTATGTCAGACCGGTGTATCAACGTAGAGGATACGGGAAAGCGCTTGTTCTTTATATGAGAGGGTATGCCAAAGAGTGTTTAGGATTGGAACAGGTGACAGTTAATGTCATTCCGATTGCGGCAGCACCATTTTTCTATCGCCAGAAATTTCAGCCGGTTTTATCGGGAAATCCACAGAAGAATTATCTGCCAATGACGGTAAAAAGTCTGGAAGATTTCTCTTTGCAGCCAAAGGGGAACGTTTCAACCGGTGCGATTGTGGCAGTAATCAGTATCTTTTTAACTATAATTGTAGTTATAGCTGTGACATTTTCGGTTTATCATGTTGTGGCGGAAGGGATTGAACCAAGTCTGCCAGAGCCAAGAACACAAGTGACGCCATCGGAAGGAACTGATTCGACAGAGGAAACGGAGAATGAAACAGAGAGCAGTGCGGGCGATGCGTTAGAGAAGGTAGAGTGCTCGGATGGACGTGGTGAGACCATTCTTGTAAAAGAGAGCGATATGTATATGTCAGAGGATTGTGGCTATACGTTAGACCCGCAAAATTTTTCCTTTAATGAGGATAAGCAGGCAGGAGTAAAGAAAATTAATGTAAACTATCCACAGCTTGTATTTGCAGATGGACGGGATGCATCCGTTATCAACCAGAAGATTCGGGATACAGCCTGCTATTATATGGACATGATTTATCCGACAATCGATGAAGCCTATCAAATGGATGAATCCTTAGGAAAGTATAATTATATGACAGAGGTCAATTATCAGGTAACCTATATGGACAATCATCTTCTGAGCGTTACATTCACGGATCATTATTGGATGGGAGATACGATATTAGAGAAATGTGATATTTATGCATTGAATTTTAATGTGCAGACGGGAGAACTTTATTATATAGAAGATGTTCTTTCTCATGATGAAGAATTTGAACAAAGTTATTATAATGCGTTATGTGACCAGGAGCCATCACTAAAAGAGGCAGAGGGCATTACACCGGAACTTTTGGCGAGAACGATGTCAGGCGAAGTGGTCGATAATCGCTTTTACAGTAATTATTCTGTTTGTAAGGACAAAATAAGAATCAATTTTACTTATCACTATGCATCTACTCATTTGTATCTGGCAGGGTCTAACAGTGTTGCGTATTGGAAAGACGACCTTGCACCATATCAGACGACCAGTGATTTCTGGCAATATTATGAGGCACAATAG
- a CDS encoding glycoside hydrolase family 43 protein — MQYQNPILSGVHPDPSICRVGEDYFLVTSTFEYFPGIPVFHSTNLVDWELIGHCMTNPKTLPLMIGSPNASGIYAPTIRYHDGTFYVICTNVATAEMEDSRYGNFIVTTKDPYGTWSDPVWVDFPGIDPSLFWDDDGSVYCCGSNQGAYLCKINPDTGEILSKGKVVWEGTGGCCPEGPHLYKKDGWYYMMIAEGGTEYGHMETIARSRNIEGPYVAYEGNPILSNRSLGAAIMATGHADLVDDIYGNWWGICLGIRPIYYPPKHNLGRETFLFPVEWNEDGWPVCGKNGVIEEQMSVNRKELPDKRSGKEDAISMPVAGEVYQWQDDFSREKISARWVSLYEPDENWGDFVKVEPGKGLLLKGRAATISDTKKSTFLGVRQEHHFCKIQTEILTDFKEDGEEAGLSIFLNRNHHYEIAITNVNGMKQLLLRRRIGSLWKVEWAIPYQKDSVLFQIEADKEWYRFSYAKPGTGWIPAGQGEVAYLTTETGGAFTGNLFALYATGNGKECSGTSLVKWVKYEGK; from the coding sequence ATGCAATATCAGAATCCAATTCTTTCAGGGGTTCACCCGGACCCAAGTATCTGCCGGGTAGGGGAAGACTATTTTTTGGTAACAAGCACATTTGAATATTTTCCGGGAATACCGGTTTTTCACAGTACCAATCTTGTGGATTGGGAATTGATTGGCCATTGTATGACGAATCCGAAAACGCTGCCTCTTATGATTGGCAGCCCAAACGCAAGTGGAATCTACGCGCCGACCATCCGGTATCATGACGGAACATTTTATGTCATCTGTACGAATGTGGCAACCGCAGAGATGGAGGATTCCCGTTACGGCAACTTTATTGTGACAACAAAAGATCCGTATGGAACCTGGTCAGATCCGGTCTGGGTTGACTTCCCAGGCATTGATCCGTCCCTTTTCTGGGATGATGATGGCAGCGTCTATTGCTGTGGCAGTAATCAGGGCGCATATCTTTGCAAAATAAATCCGGACACAGGAGAGATACTTTCCAAAGGAAAGGTTGTGTGGGAAGGCACCGGAGGCTGCTGCCCGGAAGGCCCGCATCTTTATAAAAAAGATGGCTGGTATTATATGATGATTGCTGAGGGTGGAACGGAATATGGTCATATGGAAACGATTGCAAGAAGCCGGAATATCGAAGGTCCATACGTGGCATACGAGGGAAATCCGATTTTATCCAACCGAAGCCTGGGTGCGGCAATTATGGCAACCGGTCACGCAGATTTGGTGGATGATATCTACGGCAACTGGTGGGGCATTTGCCTTGGAATCCGCCCAATCTATTATCCGCCAAAGCACAACCTTGGCAGGGAGACCTTCCTTTTCCCGGTGGAATGGAACGAAGATGGCTGGCCGGTTTGTGGAAAAAATGGCGTAATCGAAGAACAAATGTCCGTGAATCGAAAAGAACTTCCAGACAAAAGAAGCGGAAAAGAGGATGCCATTTCCATGCCGGTTGCAGGAGAAGTGTATCAGTGGCAGGATGATTTTTCCAGGGAAAAGATAAGTGCGCGCTGGGTTAGTCTCTACGAACCGGATGAGAACTGGGGCGATTTTGTAAAGGTTGAGCCAGGAAAAGGACTTCTTTTAAAAGGAAGGGCGGCAACCATTTCCGATACGAAAAAAAGCACTTTCCTTGGCGTGCGCCAGGAACACCATTTTTGCAAAATCCAGACAGAAATACTTACGGATTTCAAAGAAGATGGAGAAGAGGCTGGACTTAGTATCTTTTTAAATCGGAATCATCATTACGAGATTGCAATTACAAATGTAAATGGAATGAAACAGTTATTGCTTCGCCGCCGGATTGGAAGTCTCTGGAAGGTGGAGTGGGCAATTCCATATCAGAAGGACAGCGTTTTGTTCCAGATAGAGGCAGATAAAGAATGGTACCGTTTTTCCTATGCAAAGCCAGGTACAGGATGGATACCGGCAGGACAAGGGGAAGTGGCGTATCTGACGACGGAGACCGGTGGTGCATTTACCGGAAATCTGTTTGCCTTGTATGCGACCGGTAATGGAAAAGAATGCAGTGGTACTTCACTTGTAAAATGGGTAAAATACGAAGGAAAATAG
- a CDS encoding alpha-amylase family glycosyl hydrolase, whose amino-acid sequence MRNKHGVFFTKAVCGFICTLGMTAGIGSTVFAQTDADTDNSASFSTDVIYQIVTDRFADGDSSNNPSGDIFDKNDMKKYHGGDWAGITQKIEDGYFSNMGVTALWISSPVENIMTLDPTNQCASYHGYWAKDFFETNEAFGTEQDFTNLVDTAHENGIKIVIDFAPNHTSTAEFAGYTFPEDGALYRNGSLIGTFSNDSAGIFNHESWTDYSTYENGVYHSMYGLADLNQQNATVDSYLKEAIDKWLDYGVDGIRVDAVKHMSMGWQTNWLSSIYEDHSVFVFGEWYNGGTGNDSQMTTFANESGMSLLDFRYANAVRNALGTESATMEDLYQVMVDTASDYEEVNDQVTFIDNHDMSRFMTLADGNGRDVENAYVLLLTSRGVPTIYYGSEQYAQGTTDPYNRGDMTSFDENSTAYKVISALSPLRKTNPAAAYGTTQERWMNDDVLIYEREFNGSVILTAVNRNQNQSYSISGLYTDLPAGNYSDVMNGLLGGNGITVSGSGAVSNFTLGAGASAVWEFTKTDAADVAIGNVDPGMGIAGNEITITGRGFGDKAGSVAFGDTTASVVDWSDSRITVQIPGVAAGEYAITVTNAAGSSSDSYAGFDVLTGEQVSVRFMVNNASTDYGTNVYLVGSVPELGNWNPSKAIGSFFNSTASIASYPTWFYDVSVPAGTTIEYKFVKIDGSGNVTWESGSNHVVTTPADGTATVCVDWQ is encoded by the coding sequence ATGAGGAACAAACATGGTGTATTTTTTACAAAAGCAGTATGTGGTTTTATATGTACATTGGGGATGACAGCAGGAATTGGAAGCACGGTTTTTGCACAGACAGATGCAGACACAGATAACTCAGCCAGCTTTTCAACGGATGTGATTTATCAGATTGTGACAGATCGCTTTGCAGATGGGGATAGCAGCAACAATCCATCCGGTGATATTTTTGATAAAAATGATATGAAAAAATATCACGGCGGCGACTGGGCTGGCATTACACAAAAGATTGAAGACGGATATTTTTCCAATATGGGAGTCACGGCATTGTGGATTTCTTCACCGGTGGAAAACATTATGACACTTGATCCGACAAACCAGTGCGCGTCGTATCACGGATATTGGGCAAAAGACTTTTTTGAGACAAACGAAGCGTTTGGAACCGAGCAGGATTTTACCAATCTTGTAGATACAGCACATGAAAATGGAATTAAGATTGTAATTGATTTTGCACCGAATCACACCTCAACAGCAGAATTTGCCGGATATACATTTCCGGAAGATGGTGCACTTTACCGGAATGGAAGTCTGATTGGAACATTTTCAAATGATTCTGCCGGAATTTTTAACCATGAGAGCTGGACGGATTACAGTACTTATGAGAATGGGGTTTATCATAGTATGTACGGTCTGGCTGATTTAAACCAGCAGAATGCCACGGTGGATTCCTATTTAAAGGAAGCAATTGATAAGTGGTTAGACTACGGCGTGGACGGAATCCGTGTCGATGCGGTCAAACATATGTCGATGGGATGGCAGACGAACTGGCTAAGCAGTATCTATGAGGATCATTCGGTATTTGTTTTTGGGGAATGGTACAATGGCGGAACCGGAAACGACAGCCAGATGACTACATTTGCAAATGAGAGCGGTATGAGTCTGCTTGATTTCCGTTATGCAAATGCAGTCAGAAATGCGCTTGGAACCGAGAGTGCAACGATGGAAGATTTGTATCAGGTAATGGTGGATACGGCTTCGGATTATGAGGAAGTCAATGACCAGGTTACCTTTATTGACAACCACGATATGAGCCGTTTTATGACACTTGCAGATGGCAATGGCAGAGACGTGGAGAATGCTTATGTACTTCTTCTGACCTCCAGAGGTGTTCCGACGATTTATTATGGTTCGGAGCAGTACGCACAGGGAACAACAGACCCATATAACCGTGGAGATATGACATCGTTTGATGAGAATTCGACTGCATACAAAGTAATCAGCGCGCTTTCACCACTTCGGAAAACAAATCCGGCAGCAGCCTACGGAACCACGCAGGAGCGCTGGATGAATGATGATGTATTAATTTATGAGCGCGAGTTTAACGGAAGTGTGATTTTGACAGCGGTTAACCGAAATCAGAATCAGAGTTATTCCATCAGCGGATTATACACAGATTTACCGGCAGGAAACTATTCGGATGTCATGAATGGACTGCTTGGTGGAAATGGAATTACAGTAAGTGGAAGCGGTGCCGTATCGAACTTTACGCTAGGTGCCGGTGCCTCCGCCGTATGGGAGTTCACAAAGACAGATGCAGCAGACGTTGCAATTGGAAATGTAGACCCTGGCATGGGAATTGCCGGAAATGAGATAACCATCACAGGTAGAGGATTTGGTGATAAAGCAGGAAGTGTGGCTTTTGGAGATACAACTGCAAGTGTAGTTGATTGGTCAGACAGCAGAATCACAGTGCAGATTCCGGGTGTTGCAGCAGGCGAATATGCGATTACCGTTACCAATGCAGCCGGAAGCAGTTCCGATTCCTACGCAGGATTTGATGTGCTGACAGGAGAGCAGGTATCCGTCCGCTTTATGGTGAACAACGCGTCCACAGACTACGGAACTAATGTATATCTAGTGGGAAGTGTACCGGAATTAGGAAACTGGAATCCTTCCAAAGCAATTGGTTCCTTTTTTAACTCTACGGCAAGTATCGCATCTTATCCAACCTGGTTTTATGATGTAAGTGTACCTGCAGGAACCACCATCGAATACAAATTTGTAAAAATAGATGGAAGTGGAAATGTGACATGGGAAAGTGGTTCCAACCATGTGGTGACAACACCAGCAGATGGAACAGCCACCGTTTGTGTGGACTGGCAGTAA
- a CDS encoding sugar ABC transporter permease, translating to MSKKWKFGRIMDTGVTYLILIAVAFVFFFPCLWLILASFSKSGTIYSFDGFFPKEYSLASFQKLFTDTTIYNYPRWFLNTLFVATGSCILGTFLVILTAYTMSRFTFKARKPMMKTTMVLGMFPSFMGMIAVYLLMTQFNLINHLWGLILIYAAGAPMGYLTQKGFFDTIPKAIDEAARIDGATNFQVFTKINLPLSKPIIVYTALTSFTWPWSDFILPKLLLKEKDLYTVAVGLMSLDETEFARFAAGSVFIAVPIVVLYFFLVKDMVNGMAQGAVKG from the coding sequence ATGAGTAAAAAATGGAAATTTGGCAGAATTATGGATACCGGCGTGACGTATCTGATTTTGATTGCCGTGGCATTTGTGTTCTTTTTCCCATGCCTCTGGCTGATTTTAGCATCTTTTTCAAAATCGGGAACCATCTATTCCTTTGACGGATTTTTCCCGAAAGAATATAGTCTGGCAAGCTTTCAGAAGCTTTTTACCGATACAACGATTTACAATTACCCGAGATGGTTTTTGAACACACTTTTTGTGGCGACGGGAAGTTGTATTTTAGGAACGTTTCTTGTAATTTTGACGGCTTATACGATGTCAAGATTTACGTTCAAAGCCAGAAAACCAATGATGAAAACTACAATGGTACTTGGAATGTTCCCTTCTTTTATGGGAATGATTGCAGTCTATCTTTTGATGACGCAGTTTAATCTGATTAACCATCTGTGGGGATTGATTTTGATTTATGCGGCAGGCGCGCCGATGGGCTACCTGACGCAGAAGGGATTCTTTGACACAATCCCGAAAGCGATTGACGAGGCGGCAAGAATTGATGGCGCCACGAATTTTCAGGTGTTTACGAAAATCAACCTGCCACTTTCAAAACCAATCATTGTATACACAGCCCTGACGTCTTTTACATGGCCGTGGAGTGATTTCATTTTACCGAAACTTCTGTTAAAAGAAAAAGACCTCTACACCGTTGCAGTCGGACTGATGAGCTTAGATGAAACGGAGTTTGCAAGATTTGCAGCCGGAAGTGTTTTTATAGCAGTTCCAATCGTCGTTCTTTATTTCTTCCTCGTAAAAGATATGGTAAATGGTATGGCACAAGGAGCGGTAAAAGGATAG
- a CDS encoding carbohydrate ABC transporter permease has protein sequence MRRGKKIGECCRDSSWQVKLSAVFMGAGQICYGSVIKGILFLLAEISIVWYFVTRGWRDIQGFFTLGTQKGDAWLGTVGDNSVVMLLMGIFAWIVIGVFLLLYRLNLKDVYSMQKRKEQGKHLFTFKEEVKQLLDKKFYVLVLALPVLGVCVFNILPIVFMILIAFTNYGGNIVPPELVDWVGFSNFKKLVTLSQFAPTFFKILGWNIVWAIVSTALNYFAGLGLALLLDKECVKGKAFWRAFPVLAYAIPGFITLLAFKFMFSYGGPINQLITAGGGSAIGFLDLDAKWSARLIGLLVNCWISVPSIMLLATGNLSNRDISLYEAAKIDGASRWKQFQKLTMPFMLFSTMPVLLGQFIGNFNNFGIFYFLRGGLYLDGYFLASDTDLLINWLYNLSIDNNYYCIGAAISLIIFLITSVISLTVYIKSPSYREEDTFQ, from the coding sequence ATGCGACGAGGAAAGAAGATTGGGGAGTGCTGCCGGGATAGCAGCTGGCAGGTGAAACTGTCGGCTGTGTTCATGGGGGCAGGTCAGATTTGTTATGGAAGCGTCATCAAGGGAATTTTATTTTTACTGGCAGAAATAAGCATTGTCTGGTACTTTGTGACAAGAGGATGGCGGGACATTCAGGGATTTTTTACCCTGGGAACACAAAAAGGAGATGCATGGCTTGGAACCGTGGGCGATAATTCGGTTGTCATGCTTCTGATGGGCATTTTTGCATGGATTGTGATTGGAGTCTTTCTGCTGTTGTACCGGTTGAATCTGAAAGATGTATACAGTATGCAAAAAAGAAAAGAGCAGGGAAAGCACCTTTTCACTTTCAAAGAAGAAGTCAAACAGCTTCTCGACAAAAAGTTTTACGTGCTGGTGCTGGCATTGCCGGTGCTTGGCGTGTGCGTGTTTAACATTCTTCCGATTGTGTTTATGATTTTGATTGCATTTACCAATTATGGTGGAAACATTGTGCCGCCGGAATTAGTGGACTGGGTTGGCTTTTCCAATTTTAAGAAACTGGTTACACTTTCGCAGTTTGCACCGACATTTTTCAAGATTTTAGGCTGGAATATCGTGTGGGCAATCGTGTCGACGGCACTCAATTATTTTGCGGGACTGGGTCTGGCGCTTTTGCTCGATAAGGAGTGCGTAAAAGGAAAAGCATTCTGGAGGGCTTTTCCGGTGTTAGCCTACGCGATACCGGGATTTATCACACTTTTGGCGTTCAAATTCATGTTTTCTTACGGTGGACCAATCAACCAGCTTATTACCGCAGGAGGCGGCAGTGCAATCGGATTTTTGGATTTGGATGCAAAATGGAGTGCAAGGCTGATTGGACTTTTGGTAAACTGCTGGATCAGCGTGCCGTCGATTATGCTGCTTGCAACCGGAAATCTTTCCAACCGGGACATTTCCTTATATGAAGCGGCTAAAATCGATGGTGCAAGCAGATGGAAACAATTCCAGAAGCTGACGATGCCGTTTATGTTATTTTCCACGATGCCGGTTTTACTGGGGCAGTTTATCGGAAACTTTAATAACTTCGGTATCTTCTATTTCTTAAGAGGCGGATTATATCTGGATGGCTATTTCCTTGCGAGCGATACGGATTTGCTGATTAACTGGCTGTATAACCTTTCCATCGACAATAACTATTATTGCATCGGAGCGGCTATCAGTTTGATTATTTTCTTGATTACATCCGTGATTTCGTTAACGGTTTACATAAAATCACCATCTTATCGGGAGGAGGACACATTTCAATGA
- a CDS encoding sugar ABC transporter substrate-binding protein: MKRKTFVVVMATLLLAQQLCGCGETAKEETATTGTEASSGAALSNIFTGELEQNVTIQVLENDTAIEKGYFDELIKAFNEAYKDQGITAVDANMDQYLDLANDGPYGYGPDVLYQANDVIMQYAQGKHIYPLPVESMECYKQIPQTAWDAYKMEKDGTTYYCGVPVNVQAPMLYYRTDLLPEDWETTWDDDGDKVPDMIENWNDMYAFSIERHAADASQYGYMKSLYDVYFSSGFLFSYGGYVFGNNNTDASDIGFAAGEAEKGAWVLEQLASAMNEECIDDTITTNAYSKLADGTYFATISTPDVYSTFLDELSAEYESEGLSSEEAAAKAKENLVMTTLPQLPASGDLTEENPELIDSKTMGGVNGYAVSAYTKYPNACLAFIEFATSYDMMVERSEMLGIAPAREDAAKEAGGTSELLYQNLENGNITLMPSIQEVSQIWTPGQTFFTDLAKDAFRAENEKKYPDLASLKAGLEEVDQQIYDAVYTLK, translated from the coding sequence ATGAAAAGAAAGACATTTGTAGTTGTAATGGCAACCTTGTTACTGGCACAGCAATTATGCGGTTGTGGTGAAACGGCAAAAGAAGAAACTGCCACGACAGGTACGGAGGCGTCGTCTGGTGCGGCACTTAGCAATATCTTTACCGGGGAACTAGAGCAGAATGTGACGATTCAGGTATTGGAAAATGATACCGCAATCGAAAAAGGTTATTTTGATGAACTGATTAAAGCGTTTAATGAGGCCTATAAGGACCAGGGAATCACAGCGGTGGATGCCAATATGGATCAGTACTTAGATCTGGCAAACGATGGCCCTTATGGTTATGGACCGGATGTTTTGTATCAGGCAAATGACGTTATCATGCAGTATGCACAGGGCAAACATATTTATCCATTGCCGGTTGAGTCAATGGAGTGCTATAAGCAGATACCGCAGACGGCATGGGATGCATACAAGATGGAAAAAGACGGCACGACTTACTACTGTGGCGTTCCGGTAAACGTGCAGGCACCGATGCTTTATTACCGCACCGATTTGCTGCCGGAGGACTGGGAGACGACCTGGGATGACGACGGAGACAAGGTGCCGGATATGATTGAAAACTGGAATGACATGTACGCTTTTTCCATAGAGCGTCATGCGGCAGATGCTTCCCAGTACGGATACATGAAATCACTCTATGATGTCTATTTTTCCAGTGGATTTTTATTTTCCTATGGCGGTTATGTCTTTGGAAATAACAACACAGATGCATCGGATATCGGCTTTGCAGCAGGGGAGGCAGAAAAAGGTGCATGGGTGTTAGAACAGCTCGCAAGTGCGATGAACGAGGAATGTATCGATGATACCATCACAACAAATGCATACAGCAAGTTAGCAGACGGAACCTATTTTGCGACCATCTCCACACCGGATGTTTATTCGACTTTTTTAGATGAGTTGTCAGCAGAGTATGAGAGCGAAGGCTTAAGCAGTGAGGAAGCAGCAGCGAAGGCAAAAGAAAATCTTGTGATGACAACGTTACCACAGCTTCCGGCAAGCGGCGACTTGACCGAGGAGAATCCGGAGCTTATCGACAGCAAGACGATGGGTGGCGTCAACGGCTACGCAGTCAGCGCTTACACGAAATATCCGAATGCCTGCCTTGCCTTTATTGAGTTTGCAACCAGTTATGACATGATGGTGGAGCGAAGCGAGATGCTTGGAATCGCACCGGCAAGGGAAGATGCAGCGAAAGAAGCAGGCGGAACGTCAGAGCTTTTATATCAGAACCTAGAGAATGGAAATATCACCTTAATGCCGTCGATTCAGGAAGTATCCCAGATATGGACACCGGGTCAGACTTTCTTTACCGACCTTGCAAAAGATGCATTCCGTGCAGAAAATGAGAAAAAATACCCGGATTTAGCATCGTTAAAGGCGGGATTAGAAGAGGTCGACCAGCAGATATATGATGCGGTCTATACGTTGAAGTAG